A stretch of DNA from Noviherbaspirillum sedimenti:
GGTACTGCAGGCGCCGCAAGGCGGCGTGCGCGCCGGCGAAATGGGTGTGGGCGCCGGCATCGTGCACGACAGCCAGGCCGACCAGGAATATGCCGAATGCCTGTTGAAGGCGCACTTTTTGACCGGCCTGCGCCAGGATTTCGAACTGCTGGAAACCATGCAGGCCAGCGCAGCGGGCTGCCCCTACCTGGAGCGGCACCTGCAACGCCTGCGCGCCTCCGCCCGGTATTTCGGCTTTGCCTGGGATGAGCCGGCGCTGCGCGAACAGGTGCGCCAGGCTTTCGCCCAGCTGGCGCCAGGTCCGCACCGTCTGCGCCTGGCATTGTCCCAGGATGGCAGGGCGTCGATCCAGACCGCGCCGCTGACGCCGCTGGCAGAGCCGGTGAAGGTTTTATTGGCAGCGCAGGCGATGCGCTCGGACGATCTGTTTTTACGTCACAAAACCACCCTGCGCCAGACCTATGACGCGGCCTGGAAACAAGCCGAGGCGCAGGGTGCGTTCGACATGCTGTTTCACAATGAAGCCGGCGAATTGACCGAGGGTGCGCGCAGCAGCCTGTTCATCAAGCTGCACGGGCGCTGGCTGACGCCGCCGGTGACAGCCGGTTTACTGCCGGGCGTGATGCGCGCGGTCCTGCTGGACGACCCGGCATGGCAGGCCGCCGAAGCCCGCATCACGCTGGCAGACTTGCGCGCCGCCGAAGAAATCGTGGTGTGCAATGCACTGCGCGGCGCCTTGCGCGCCACCCTTTCCGCATCGATCTAATTTCCTGTAAGCCAGGCCTGGCGCGCCATTCGGGCGATTACTGGCAATTTGGCCAGTGCTTATCGAAATTGGCCTGTGAATGGTTTGGGTATCCAGTCAGTCTTTCAAGGCCGCTTGCGCGGCTTCTTCCGGCGTCAAGCCGTCATAAAACTGGTCCGTGAACCATTCCACCTCTTCTTCGATATGCTCCTGGGCTTGCGCTACGGTAGCGCCGCCCGCCACCAGAAAACCTTCCACCTCGATACACCACTTGATCAGCGCTTCCGTTTCCGGGTCCAGTTTTTCTTTCTTGGCCATGATTTTTACCTTTGTATCGAATGAGTAAGCAGTCGTTTGATTGGCTGCTGTTGCCTTTGACCAGCATCCGGAAATGCCGGTTCTATCCGCTGGCGGTCACATCCGCCCAAAAGACTGTCGGCGGTGCGCTAGATCATCTTGTCCATCGGCAGTGGATTCAATCCTTTAGCAAGGGAAACATTCTTGCCCGGCTGTTTAGTTTTTATAAGGAATGGGGCGATTTTATTGACTGCTAAATTAAAGTATGCAAACATAATTTAATTTGGTGGAATTCAGGAAGATCCGATGAATTTCGGCATTGATTTGCAACAAAAATTCCTGTTTTGGCGCCATTCATTTGAACATAATTATGTATTGACGCATACAATAGGTAAGGGTACGATGTTTTCATTGCACTGTGCCAGTCTAACCCGGTCACCCAAAGCGCGCAATGAATCTCAAATCAAAAGGCAGCTTGCATGAGATGCCAATAATTATTTAGGAGCATGTAGATATGGCAAAGTTTGATGGAAAAGTGGTTCTTGTCACCGGTGCTGCCGGTAAAGGCAATATGGCCCAGGGGATCGCCCGACGCTTTGCGGCCGAGGGTGCAAAAGTCATGGTCTCGGGTCGCCATGCTGCCCAATTGGAAGAGTTTGCTGCCGAAATCGGTGGTGCATATCAGCTATGCGATATCACCAAGCAGGACGAAATCAATGCGCTGGTGGCTGCGACTGTCAAACGTTTCGGAAAAATCGACGTCGGCATCAATGCCACCGGTTGGGGACTGCTCAAGCCGTTCGAGGAAACCACCGAGGAAGACCTGCGCCGCATGCTGGACGTGCAGTTCAAGGGCCCGTTCCAGTTCATGCAGGCGTTGGTCAAGGCCATGACAAATGGCGGCTCGATCATCACGATCTCGTCGGCCACCGCCACCATCATGCTGGAGAATCATGCTGCCTACATGGGCACCAAGGCCGGCATCGACCATGTCATTCGCTGCATCGCCAATGAATTCGGACACAAGGGCATTCGCGCCAATTCGATTTCACCGGGCGTGACCCGCACGGCGATGGCGGGAGACTCGCTGAACATTCCGGAAGTGCTGAAAGCCTTTGAGAAAGGGTACCCGCTGGGCCGTATCGGCACAATCGACGATATCGCCAATGCCGCTGTGTGGCTGGCCAGCGATGAATGCTTCATGACTGGCCAGAACCTGCAGGTGAACGGTGGCCTGACGCTGCGCGGCAATCCTACACTTGCCGATTTCGGCGATGCCTTCGCTGCAGCGACGACGCACCTGTCGAGCTAGCAATTCAAATGGGGCGTATGCCCGTAGGCAGTGCCTGAGCAAGGACGAGCGATCCTTGCCGGCACCAGAGATGATGTGGATGGTCTGTGCAGGGCCATTATTGATAGGAGACATGCAATCATGAACAAGCCGTTAAACAACAAAAACGCAAGACCGGACCCTTGGGCTGTGTATCAAGACATCATTGCCCGAGACCGGCATCCTACGCCGCCGGATCTTCTTGAGGCTGGCAAGGATGATCTCGGATTGTTGAGTTCCGGCCGTGAAATGTATACCAGTCCGGCATTTCACCGATTGGAGCTGGAGCGGCTATGGTCGCGTGTCTGGCAGTTCGCCTGCCGTGAGGAGGAAATCGAGTCGCCGGGTGATGTCGCTGTCTATGAGTTGGGTGATTGGTCGTTTCTGATTGTGCGTGCCGAGGATAACACCATCAAGGCGTACTACAATTCATGTACGCATCGCGGCACGAAGCTCGCTTCCTCCAGCACGCACCTGCAGAAAATCCGCTGCCCCTATCATGGATTCACATGGAATCTCAATGGCAGTATCAACAAGGTTCCTTCCAGCTGGGATTTCCCGCAAGTCAGCGAAGAAACCCACCGTCTGCAGGAAGTCCGCGTCGGCACGTGGGGCGGGTTCGTTTTCATCAATCTCGATCCCGAGGCGCCGTCCCTGGAAGAGTACATTGAAAATTTGCCGGGACAACTTGCCGTCGTCGACTTCGAGAACCTCTATGTCGCCGGCTACTATCGCAAGATCCTGCAGTCAAACTGGAAAGGATCGATCGAGGCATTTCTTGAGGCCTTTCACGTTGCCGAGACACACCCGCAGACAATCAATTTTTCTGACGAACAGAGCACGCAATACGATATATTAGGGCGTCACACCAGCCGTTTTCTGCAACCGGTCGGCATCGCCAGCGCCAGTCTTGGAGAGAAGCTGAGCGAGCAGCAGATTTTCAACAGCATGTTTGCAGAGATCATGCGCCAAACAACGGAAGCCCCGTCTTTGCCCGAAGGTATGACGGCCCGCCAGTTCATGGCCGATACGACTCGCGCGCAGCTGACCGAGGCGGGTCGTGATGTGGCAGGCTTGTCAGACGCGGAATTGGTCGATGCGATGCAGTACACATTGTTTCCCAACATGGTGCTGTTCCGCAGTACCGGCTTCCCGGTGGTATATCGCTTCCGCCCCAACAAGCATGACCCGGACAGCAGTATTTTCGACATGTTGATTCTCAAGCCTGTGCCGGCTGGGCAGGCGCGGCCTGTGCCGGCTGAGCCGGTGGAAATGGGGGATATGCGCTATGCCGACATTCCTGAGTTGTCCGACTGGCTCGGCGACATTTATGACCAGGACGTGGCAAACCTCAAATTGTTGCAGGAAGGCCTGAAGGCGGGCAATACGCCGATCACCTTGTCGCAGTATCAGGAAATTCGAGTCAGGCACTTTCATAACACGCTGCGCGCGTATCT
This window harbors:
- a CDS encoding SDR family oxidoreductase, with translation MAKFDGKVVLVTGAAGKGNMAQGIARRFAAEGAKVMVSGRHAAQLEEFAAEIGGAYQLCDITKQDEINALVAATVKRFGKIDVGINATGWGLLKPFEETTEEDLRRMLDVQFKGPFQFMQALVKAMTNGGSIITISSATATIMLENHAAYMGTKAGIDHVIRCIANEFGHKGIRANSISPGVTRTAMAGDSLNIPEVLKAFEKGYPLGRIGTIDDIANAAVWLASDECFMTGQNLQVNGGLTLRGNPTLADFGDAFAAATTHLSS
- a CDS encoding aromatic ring-hydroxylating oxygenase subunit alpha, with the protein product MPEQGRAILAGTRDDVDGLCRAIIDRRHAIMNKPLNNKNARPDPWAVYQDIIARDRHPTPPDLLEAGKDDLGLLSSGREMYTSPAFHRLELERLWSRVWQFACREEEIESPGDVAVYELGDWSFLIVRAEDNTIKAYYNSCTHRGTKLASSSTHLQKIRCPYHGFTWNLNGSINKVPSSWDFPQVSEETHRLQEVRVGTWGGFVFINLDPEAPSLEEYIENLPGQLAVVDFENLYVAGYYRKILQSNWKGSIEAFLEAFHVAETHPQTINFSDEQSTQYDILGRHTSRFLQPVGIASASLGEKLSEQQIFNSMFAEIMRQTTEAPSLPEGMTARQFMADTTRAQLTEAGRDVAGLSDAELVDAMQYTLFPNMVLFRSTGFPVVYRFRPNKHDPDSSIFDMLILKPVPAGQARPVPAEPVEMGDMRYADIPELSDWLGDIYDQDVANLKLLQEGLKAGNTPITLSQYQEIRVRHFHNTLRAYLEQA